A region of Streptomyces cinnamoneus DNA encodes the following proteins:
- a CDS encoding SchA/CurD-like domain-containing protein → MTSAARVSQSAFDGSRLRVILLLDLYEGAQQQFLEAYEVMRRQVADVPGHISDQLCQSIENPSQWLITSEWESAPPFLAWVNSEEHVETVRPMHACVRDTRSMRYSILRETGGRRPLTPDAVPDPKVTARVGDGVTRHALTFTVKPGSESKVAELLAGYESPEAQVDEKTRLRRTSLFMHGNRVVRAVEVEGDLLAALRHVARQPEVRAVEEAINPYLEQDRDLTSPESARLFFTRAALPSVHHVISDRPEPAGLRRHALYYPAKAGCGMELARFLARQGEAAAAAPDSPVHSSTVFQRDDIVVRLIDITGDVDLDPAASLGLKGPGAAAELERLLDGTAIGVEGSLATDRNINRLLSHADMLPITDRRSAAA, encoded by the coding sequence ATGACCAGCGCGGCACGTGTATCGCAGTCGGCCTTCGACGGTTCCAGGCTGCGGGTGATCCTGTTGCTGGACCTGTACGAAGGAGCCCAGCAGCAGTTCCTCGAGGCCTACGAGGTGATGCGCAGGCAGGTCGCCGACGTCCCGGGACACATCAGCGACCAGCTGTGCCAGTCCATCGAGAACCCCTCGCAGTGGCTCATCACCAGCGAGTGGGAGAGCGCTCCGCCCTTCCTCGCCTGGGTGAACAGCGAGGAGCACGTCGAGACCGTCCGGCCGATGCACGCCTGCGTCCGGGACACCCGGTCGATGCGCTACAGCATCCTGCGGGAGACCGGCGGCCGGCGGCCGCTCACCCCGGACGCGGTCCCGGACCCGAAGGTGACGGCCCGCGTGGGCGACGGAGTCACCCGCCACGCCCTCACCTTCACCGTCAAACCGGGCTCCGAGTCCAAGGTCGCGGAACTGCTCGCCGGCTACGAGTCGCCCGAGGCACAGGTCGACGAGAAGACCCGGCTGCGCCGCACCTCACTGTTCATGCACGGCAACCGGGTCGTCCGGGCCGTGGAGGTCGAGGGCGACCTGCTGGCCGCGCTGCGCCATGTCGCCCGCCAGCCCGAGGTCCGGGCCGTCGAGGAGGCCATCAACCCTTACCTGGAGCAGGACCGGGACCTCACCAGCCCCGAATCGGCCCGCCTCTTCTTCACCCGGGCGGCGCTGCCCTCCGTGCACCACGTCATCTCCGACCGCCCCGAGCCGGCCGGCCTGCGGCGCCACGCGCTGTACTACCCGGCCAAGGCGGGCTGCGGAATGGAGCTGGCCAGGTTCCTCGCCCGGCAGGGCGAGGCGGCCGCGGCCGCCCCGGACAGCCCCGTGCACAGCAGCACCGTCTTCCAGCGCGACGACATCGTGGTCCGCCTCATCGACATCACCGGTGACGTCGACCTCGACCCGGCGGCCTCGCTCGGCCTCAAGGGCCCCGGCGCGGCCGCCGAGCTGGAGCGTCTCCTCGACGGCACCGCCATCGGCGTCGAGGGCTCCCTGGCGACGGACCGCAACATCAACCGACTCCTGTCGCACGCCGACATGCTGCCCATCACCGACCGCAGGTCGGCAGCTGCCTGA
- a CDS encoding cupin domain-containing protein, translating into MLTQHPRIVNLSDTEPNRRRGGDLRAMLTPATVGSTSGFMGLAIIQPGERIGEHYHPYSEEFVYVVSGSLEVDLDGEPHALRPDQGLLIPIEVRHRFRNVGDTEARMVFHLGPLAPHPSLGHVDTEDTGAAGHVSEPAATGPHMTGQAPGQPAGRTGALE; encoded by the coding sequence ATGCTCACGCAGCATCCGCGCATCGTGAACCTGAGCGACACGGAGCCCAACCGCAGGCGCGGAGGTGACCTCCGGGCCATGCTCACACCGGCCACGGTCGGCTCCACCAGCGGTTTCATGGGGCTGGCCATCATTCAGCCGGGCGAGCGGATCGGCGAGCACTACCACCCGTACTCCGAGGAGTTCGTGTACGTCGTCTCCGGCTCGCTGGAGGTCGACCTGGACGGCGAGCCGCACGCCCTGCGGCCCGACCAGGGTCTGCTGATCCCCATCGAGGTCCGGCACCGGTTCCGCAACGTCGGTGACACCGAAGCCCGCATGGTCTTCCATCTGGGACCGCTCGCCCCGCACCCGAGCCTCGGTCACGTCGACACGGAGGACACCGGCGCGGCCGGGCACGTCTCCGAGCCGGCCGCCACCGGGCCGCACATGACCGGGCAGGCCCCCGGACAGCCGGCCGGGCGGACAGGGGCGCTCGAGTGA